The DNA segment TCAGGCGTAACACTCCGACGCCGCGTTCTCTCCACTCCTTCTTTCCACTCTCGCCGGTAGCAAAGTTGTACAATTTCGCGCGGCAGGTCATTTCAGTCGActctccctcttcaccaGTCTCGATGTCTTGGGCATAGAATCGCTCGTCCTGCTTGTCGGATTCCTGCGACAGAGGACTCTTATATCCAGcgccatcctcgtcatcctcgcctccatcctcagcatcatcgtcgtctgctgctgctccaaaTGGCTTTGAGTTGCTTCCTAGAGGGGCGGCAGGCTTACCGCTGGCGAAGCTTGACaaaccaccgccgcctcccAGACTGCTGAAGCCTGTGCTAGCAAAGCCACCTCCAAATCCTCCGCTGCTTGCTCCTCCAAGACTGCCAAATCCTGATGCGCTCGAGCCGAACGCGCTCCCGCTCTTAGCTGTAGAGGCAAAGGCTGATTGTTGACCAAGAGCACCACCGAAGCCACTGCCCGCAGCCTTTGGTGCTTCGTTCTCTGTGCTACCCAATGCACTGCCACTCCCACTTCCAAAGCCTCCACCCAGTCCTGGCCCGCCCGCGGTCTTACCAAGAGCGCCAAAtcctgaagatgatgagccTGCGAGGGCGCCGAATTTTGAGGATGCAAAAGCGCTGGCAGAAGGTTCACCGGTGGGTGATTTGCTGCCCGCTAGAGCTCCGAAGggtgaagacgaggatgtaTTGGCAAAGGCGCTCCCAGGTGCTATTTTGCCCGCAGAGCCTTCTGCCGCTTCCGTCTTGGACTCGGCTGTCGACGCAGCAGTTTTCTCCGCCAACGCACTTGAAGTAGCCAAGCCAGTGCTCTCCGCGATGATAGCCTCCGCGTCCTCGGTCGTTGAGTGTAGCCGGCTCCTCTTAGTTTTGGGACTCGCCAACGCCTCAACTCCtgcctcatcctcgccagtcCGCTCTGGGGTCAAAGCACCAGTAGGCTCGGTTTGCCCGTTGGCATCCGCGGCGTAAACGTCTGCCCCATTGCCGTTCCTCGGTCGCTCGCCCGAGGTTTTCCGCTGACCATTGTTCAATGCATCCTCCTCAGCCGTGCTATCTCGTGATCTCTTTCGGGTGTGCGATTTGGAAGGTGCAGTTGAAGCCGGCTCGGGCGTGTCTGGTTCTACCTCCTCGAAGCTCCGCTTCCGCTGTATCCTCCCTCGGGTTCCGTCGCTGGTTTCTGTGGTCTCGTCGGCCGGAGCACTAGTCGGGGCAGGGGCGTCTTGCAGTTCGTCGTCGGTTCGTAGGGCGTTC comes from the Cercospora beticola chromosome 4, complete sequence genome and includes:
- a CDS encoding uncharacterized protein (antiSMASH:Cluster_5), which gives rise to MAADKDTAVLSDNEGGEKSARERLKKANIHDPNALRTDDELQDAPAPTSAPADETTETSDGTRGRIQRKRSFEEVEPDTPEPASTAPSKSHTRKRSRDSTAEEDALNNGQRKTSGERPRNGNGADVYAADANGQTEPTGALTPERTGEDEAGVEALASPKTKRSRLHSTTEDAEAIIAESTGLATSSALAEKTAASTAESKTEAAEGSAGKIAPGSAFANTSSSSPFGALAGSKSPTGEPSASAFASSKFGALAGSSSSGFGALGKTAGGPGLGGGFGSGSGSALGSTENEAPKAAGSGFGGALGQQSAFASTAKSGSAFGSSASGFGSLGGASSGGFGGGFASTGFSSLGGGGGLSSFASGKPAAPLGSNSKPFGAAADDDDAEDGGEDDEDGAGYKSPLSQESDKQDERFYAQDIETGEEGESTEMTCRAKLYNFATGESGKKEWRERGVGVLRLNVQRPLHDDDDTKTTARLLMRADGSHRVLLNTPILPQINFGQPDGSRPNGSFVYFMGTIDEKKELQLLQLKVKAVNALELFDKVKALQEEM